The Lathyrus oleraceus cultivar Zhongwan6 chromosome 5, CAAS_Psat_ZW6_1.0, whole genome shotgun sequence genome includes the window TATTGTATCTTGATGACACGGCCATTTCTAGTCGTTTATTAGATTGGTTTTCTGTTTGAAACAGACAGTCTTAAAGGGTATTGACAAAGGGGAAATAGTTAGTAGCAGTGCACCTCCGGTGCCAAAAGATGGACGGAACTCAACAGAGTTTACACATTCAAGACAAACGAAGCTTGGAAATGCAGCCGTCCAAGGTAAATTAATAATATAAGCTCGAAGATTGGGGTGGATGCAGGTTTATTTCAATTAAAACTGGATTGCTTTAGTAGAAAGGTTATAACTACTTGCCACTGATTATATGAGTTTTTAAGAAAGCTGTTCAAAGTAAAACTAAACACACAGTTATATTTCTTTAACCAACTCGGAAAACATACAGATCTTAAGGCATCCTCTAACCATTTTAAAAAGGAAGTATTGGTAATTACTAAAAACTAAATACAACTGGGAGTTATATATTTTACTACCCCAATAAACTACCCATTATAGTTTAAATTGTTTGGAACCTTATTATGATTATTTTTGCACATGCATGGTTGAACTTGCTCTTATGTCACAAGTGGTTCTTGCTCCCCCTTTTTGTCTCTGTTAAGATTTACTATATTGTCTATCCGGTCTTATTTGATTTCAACTTTCATTGATACTATTATATATTGTAAATATCTATCAATTGTTTGGAACCTAGAATTCTTGTTTTAAATGTTAATGGGTCCGATGAGTACCTGTGAAAAATAGGAATACACAATTTACAAGGAAGGCGTTAAGCTAGCACTACTTCCTAGGATACATTGAATTTGTTCAAATTGATATACAATGGTCAATGGATCTAAACTACTTAAGAAGTGAACTTTTGGAGAGGTGTAGGAAAGTGGAAGATTAGTGTTTTATTTCCAACAGTATCTCACTTTAATGGATTTTACTTTGCTGCATTTGGTTGCAGTATCTCAGTTTAATGGATTATACCTTGCTGCATTTGGCTAATATGAAGACGGGTTTTCATGTGTCTGAAAGGGCTTTTCTAATACTGTCTATGCAGATAGAGGTGAAGATGGAGGTTCTTTTAAAGTAGCTGATGAGGTGCACAGAAACAGAGAGTCAGCCTTTGAAGAAAATGGTCCTGTTCATCCTGGTACTAGATGGTGTGCCACATCGCCGAGTGAACAAGCAAGTACTCTCATGCATGATAGCAAAGATGTGCCTGGTGATGTCAGTTCAAAAAAGTCAGATATGAAGTGGTCACACCAGCCAAAAGATTTTCGTACTCAGTGGGAAAATAATTTGGACTATTTATCTGACACCAGAGATGTAGCTAAGTGGCAATCTAGTGAAGATTCAATTGTTAAAAGGCAACTTACTGGATATTTGGATGGTGAACTGGAAAGCAGGAGAGTTCCGCAGACTTCTCCAGAGGAGTTATCCCTTTTCTATAAAGATCCTCGGGGTCAAGTTCAAGGTCCATTCAAAGGAGTTGATATTATTGGATGGCTTGAGGCTGGATATTTTGGTATTGACTTACTAGTTCGTCTAGAAAGCGCAGCAGCTGACTCGCCATGGTTGCAACTTTGTGATGTCATGCCTCATTTACGAGCTAAAGCCCGACCACCACCTGGGTTCCCTGCAACAAAACTTGACACTACAGAGGCACCTGTTCCGCAAAGTACCAGTACCTTTGTGAATATTCGTACTGGGCCGAGTGAGGTCGAGAGGTTGAGAAATAATTCCATGCATAGAGTGGGTTCTGCCACTGAAGCTGAAAATAGGTTTttggagtcactcatggctggTAGCAAGAGCAGTCCCCCACTTGAAAACGTCACATTATCACAAGGTAATAGTGCTTTTTTAATAAATGTTTTTGATATAAAAGTATGCCATATACTACAATTTCTCTCCATAGTATGTACTATATATTGCAGCAGTTGTGTTTTAGATGGTCAAATTTTATTCTAATCACATGCATTTTAGGAATACAAGGATTTATTGGAAGCAGTTCTGGTAATTTGGGCCCATCTGGAGTTGATGGTATAAACAACCCCTACTTGCTGGCTCAGAGGATGGCACTTGAGCGACAGAGGTCCTTACCAAATCCTTATCCATACTGGCCAGGGAGTGATGCATCATCCCTTCCGCCAAAATCAGTTCCAGATGCATCACCACATTCAAAACTTATGTCTTCGTTGAGTGACAATTCTCGACAGTTTCATTCCCAAAATTCTGAGTTGATCTCAGTTATCCAAGGATTATCCGACAGGGCACCCACAGGCTTAAATAATAGTGTTACCGGCTGGTCAAATTATCCTCTGCAAGCTGGATTGAATCCCCTTCAGAATAATATTGACTTGCATCATGATCAAAATTTTATACCATTTGGAATTCAACAACAAACATTTCAAGCACCAAACCATTTGTCTTTAAATAACTTAAGAGCTCAACCTGCAGATAACCCATCTAATGTTTTGGCAGCAGAAAAGTTGTTTTCTTCTAGTTTGTACCAGGATCCCCAGATTATGAATATGTTGCAACAGCAATACCTGCTGCAGATGCATTCACAGGCAACTGCTCCTCCACAGCAGATGCCTTTATTAGATAAACTCCTATTTTTGAAGCAGCAGGAGGAGCAACAACTGTTAATACACCAACAACAGCAAATGCTTTCTAATGTGCTGCAGGGGCATCAGTCTCACCAACAATTTGGTGGTTTATCTTATGGACAGTTGCAGGGTGGTGGAATAGGAATGGGGAATTTGCATGTGGAACCTTCTCAACATCAACCACCTCATGAAAATGTTCATATGAGTTCTCAGACACCAGTTTCTAGTGTGTATGATGAGCATAGTACCAAGTCTTTGAATTTATCTCAGCAAGAAAGCCAAGATACTAGTTATAATAAAAACGCTGAATCCGTGCAGCTTCCTCATCAATTTTTTGGGAATATTAGTAAACATAAAAGTTGGGACACTGCTCTTCCTGAACAAATTAATGAAAAGTACCAGAAGGAAACATTGCCCGCATCAGCTTCTGTTGAAAGTTTCCTGTTACATGAGCAGAGTAGAACCACAGAAGAGCCTAATATCGCACATAAACCTTTTTCTGCTTCTGACTGTACTGTTAAATATGTGGAGCAGATGTCAGATAACAATGGTAGCGCTGGTGGTACTCTTGTGAATGCAGTTTCCGAGTCTGGTGAGCATTCCAAACCTGCACAGTGTGTTGCACCTGTTATTGTAGTGTCTTCGGCTGCATCACTACTGGCAGGTCAGGTGGGTACGGATGTGTCTTCAGCTGCATCACCACTGGCAGGTCAGGTGGGTACGGATGTGGAAATTAAACCAGATGAGCAGCTAGGTGGAAAAGTCGTCTCAAATGTTGAGCCATCTGTGGCAGACGTGAGAGATATTGAACTGCGTGAACCCAAAAAGGCTACTGAGAAGAAATCAAAGAAGCAAAAATCTTCCAAATCCCAATCTACCGGTCAAGCGAAGGGATTGCTAAAAAATGTAACTTTGGAGCAGTCGAAGAATTCAGAATCTGAAAAGCCAAATTATAGTGAAATCAATTTGAAGGAGGTCAACAGGGAAGAAGAAGATTATGAAATACACCTCAAACAAACAAGCGGCGAGGATGGTGTATCCAGAACGGCTATCACAAATGCAGTTCATCAAGAAGTTAGTGACCTCCCTACTAATATTCCAGAAAGCATCACTGAAAAATTTGTTGAGAATGACTCAAAGTCATTTAGTCCTGTTGCCTCCCAGAATACTGAATTGCCTGCAGGGAGAGCTTGGAAGCCTGCTCCTGGTTTCAAGGCAAAGTCTTTATTAGAAATTCAACAGGAAGAGCAGAAAAAGGCACAGACAGAGATGCCTGTAATTGAGGTTGCTACTACCGTCAATTCCCTCAGTGTGACTACTCCGTGGGTTGGAGTTGTGGCCAATCCAGACTCTATCAAGGTGTCCAGTCAAAATCATAAAGAAGCAGGCAATACCGAAAATCTGGTAAAAACCAAAACTTCTGAACATAGCAAGAGCAAGAAAAGTCCATTACATGATCTATTGGCAGAAGACAGAGAGATTTTTAATGTAAGAGATGGCACAGGTCTAGACAGCATATCGTTCTCACAATATATAGCTGCCCATTCAGAACCAATAGATGAAGGAGACTTCATTGAAGCTAAAGACACTAGAAGGAGCCGGAAAAAATCTACAAAATCGAAGGGTTCAGGGTCCAAGATCTCAAAGCCAGTTGCTTCTAGTGAAACACCAATAAGTTCAAGTCCCATTGAAAAGGGAAAAAGCTCCCGGTCTGTGCAGCAGGAGAAAGAACAACTGCCTACCATACCTTCAGGACCCTCTCTGGGAGATTTTGTTCTTTGGAGGGGAGAGCCAACAAGCCCATCTCCTTCTCCAGCTTGGACAATTGATTCTGGTAGGGTTCATAAACCACTGTCATTAAGAGACATTCTAAAGGAACAGGAGAAAAAGTCTTCTGCAGTTCCCCCAAACCAATTTCCTACTCAGAAATCACAGCAAGCCCAAACTGCTCAGAGTAGTGGTCCTTCACGGACAATTTCAGCTCCAACTTCATTAAAAGCTGTATCTTCTAGCCACATAAACTCCGAGGCTTCTCATTCAAAATACAAAGGGGATGATGACATGTTCTGGGGTCCAGTTGAGCAATCTAAGCAAGAAACTAAACAGTAAGACTTCTTTCTCGTTGTAGTGCTATTAGTGTTTGCTGTATATTCATGCTACACTAATTTTGCAATTCTTCAATATATATGTTCGATCAAACTTATTTTCTATGTTGCTACTGTACTGAAATGGTTTTGCATTTTGGAATCTGTTATTATACATGTATATTATGGCTCTAAATTTTTTTCTATATCACAACCAATTATAGCAAGAGGTGTTATTCTCTTAGAAAGGGTGTGCTTTGCAACTGTGCAACTAAATATCAGTTTTGATAAAAATATGATAGCATTATACCTTGGAAAGTGACCATAGATTTTTAGATGGTATTATAGGATGTTAAGGTTGATTGAAGACTTGGGTTAAGCATCTAGGAAAACTTATTACTTCTATGCTGCCTTGGGTTGGACACTGTCCTGTCTGTCTATCCAAGAGCATTTGTGTATTTAGAAGCAATACTAACACATGCAACATTAGCTATGTGATGGTTTGCGTGAAAACCTTCTTTTGAGGATGTGTGTTGATTCAATATTTCTTTTGTTGCCGTTGTATAAGCAGGTCAAATTCCCCTCAGCTTGCAAGCCAGGGGAGTTGGGGTTCTAAAAATGTTCCCATGAAAGGTAATTCATCTGGATCATTAAGCCACCAAAAATCAGGGAGTAGCAAACCAACAGAGCGATTGCTGTCATCATCACCCGTCTCTTCTCAGTCATCGCAGAAATTAAAAAAAGATGCCATGACTAGGAATTCTGGTAAAGATTGCTCGTATTTATTTTAACTGTAATTTCACATGTTTTGCCAGTCTGTCTAATCGCTGTGTGTGTGTCGTTGGATTGTAAGATGACTTCCTAAAGATACTGAGCTATTTTTCTATTTGAAACTTTCAGAAGCCATGGACTTCAGAGTTTGGTGTGAGAATGAATGTGTGAGGCTTATTGGGACAAAAGGTACCTACCATTTCAGATGTGGttttaattttatattttgatAGATAATAAATCCAGATTTATGTTGACTAAAGAGGTTACCTGACAAATATGTTTTTCCAAATGTTGTTGTCTCCCTAACTCAATGTTTGAGTATTGGGCTTTGGATGGAAATGTAGGGAAAGATTATTTTTCATTTCTAAATTTAAGAAATTATAAAGAATGATTGGAATATTATTTGATAATTCATCATGTTATTcattcatttaaaaaaaaatctcaaatatatAACATGATCTCAACTTAGCCCTTCAAATCCCAGCTCCCAAACATACTCTTAAGGGAATTAACTGGATATTGTCAGGCATTTGGTGTTCACCTTATCTGTAATTTAATCTCCTATATAACGTCAATTTAACTATATTTTTTGGGGTAGCAGATACAAGTTTCCTCGAATTTTGCTCGAAGCAATCAAAATCTGAAGCGGAGATGTTTCTGATAGAAAATCTTGGATCATATGACCCTGATCATGAATTCATTGACAAATTCCTCAATTACATGGAGTTACTACCTTCTGAAGTTTTGGAAATAGCTTTTCTGTCTCAGAATGATCAGAAAGTTGCTGGAAGTGGGTTATCTGGAAATACAAATTTACAGAATCTGGGACAGGCAGATGGTTCCCCTTTAAAAGGTGGAAAGAGAGGTAAGAAAGGGAAAAAGGTTAGCGCTGCAGTTTTGGGATTCAATGTCGTAAGTAACCGGATTATGATGGGTGAGATCCAGACAGTAGAAGACTGATGTCTAACATTAACACAGGTTGTTGCGGAATATGTAAATATGTTGTCCATACTTTGTACATGAATTTTCCATTTTAGGATTTTTGTTAATACAGCAACAGTAGCAGCATCAATTGGATCTGCTCAAGCAATTTTGTCATTTTAATATAAAGCCAGCCTTAATTTATTTCTATTAATTTGCTTTTGTCTCATCTTCAAGCAATTTTATCATTCCCATAATTGTATCCTTGAAAAAAAGTTATTTACAAAAATGATTTTTCATTTTTCCCATTAGTTTGAACATAATACTAATCTCCTGTCTCTAAAGCACAAGTAATCTGCTTTGATAAATTTATGGCACTAGGAACATAAATATGCAATGAGCAGTAGttatttttcttctctttttttttggaCCACAATGAGTAACAGTTCTACATGAATAAGATTTATACAAGTAGGTTTAATTCAAATTTAGAAACCTAGACAGTCATatagattttttttcttttcatttggGAGGTAAGATTGTTTCATTTTTAAATGCATGGTCTTCATAATGATCCAATTTCTTCTGAGTCTTGTCGTGCTTAAGTTTTCTTGATCTCCTGCTGCTCTGCACATGCTAACCATGAAAAGTAAGAATGTAATTTTTCTCAGACTATGTACTATCTGTCTATGTGAGGTCAGGTCAAAGAGAAAATCTAAGTTGAtagattattttattttatgtgaGATAAGCTTACAGATGGTGATTCAATTTGAAGAGGAAGTCGATGTAAAATTTGTGAGCGCAGCGCCAGTGACATCTTGGCAATTTCTGAAACTGCAGTGTTTCGAACAGCAGGAACATCACTGACCATGTTCTCGTAAGCTGCTTCAAAAGCTTCCAACCAAAACTGAGGTAATCCAATGTAGTTGCTATGACTACGAGTGTACACATCCCACATGTGTTTAACAACCTTCTCTCTCTCCTCCACTTCCTATTTCTCAATTGAAAAACCAAAACagaaacaaaacacaacacaacGTTAGTTTGTGATTTATGAAGAAAACTGCTATATCTATATGAATGAATTAATGTAAAATTATGAGTTGTTGGATACCATACCAACACATCTAGATCTTCAAGAATCATAGAATCCAATCCATCTGAGAATTGATTAACGTTGTTTGTGGACCATTTGAGGGTGACTGTGCCTGTGAACATGGACCAAAGAGCTATAAGAACAATTGCTGTCAAGGCACATAACTTGTAGTGCCTCTTGCCAGCACTAGCATGCATTGTTTGTTGCTCTCTTTGTATGTTGGAAGAGGTTTTCAGATGAACAAGAGACAAAAACGAATGAGTATTGGTGACTGATGAGGGAGGAGGTTTAGCTGTATCCCATAGTTGAAATAATAATAGCAACATGTCTCTCTTTCACACTCAAAAGTCCTAAGATATAGTAGCTAAGTCATTGTAGCAAGTGGTTAGTGGCCTAATGGGGTTGGCACATAGCACTTCATATGCTCTTCGCAATTTGACCACTACTATTATAACTTGTTTTGTTGAATgcatataaattaaaaaattataattatttttagGAAAAAGATAAGTTATCAGTTACTATATAAAACTATTTTTTTATTAACATATAAAAGAtgaattaaaaaattaaaagaatagAGATTAGTAAGTGATATTATAAATTGTTTTTATTGGTTTAAGCAAATTAAAAACACTTAAAAAATGGTTAAATGCACTTTGTCtctctatttttttttattatcatttttgCAATTTGAGTTTCtttatcaatttaaaacaaaattttaaatatataaCATACTCTTTTAAAAGTTGAATGTGTGTGTTGAGTTAGCTGAACGTAAGACTAGAGAATCATCACAAAGAAGGGGTGATTTAAAACAAAAAATGAGCCTTATATCCTTTATTTCACAAACCGTGAACCATACCACGTTACAatccttaaaagacctaattAATGCAAGATTTATTCTAAAAATATACTACAACAAAGTTGTGTAAATAGACACCTAGATATTTGCTAATCCCCAATATTGGTATCATATTTTCGTTGTATCTTCCACATTAGCTAAATCAGCAATGCGTTTGGATTAAAGGTCCATTCGTCACACGCTACCACATCATTTAAAtgacttttatttttaaaacttGCATGATTGTCGCATTAAAATTATCATTGAATGAACAATCTTAACTGTAAGTCGGTACTTGACATAAAGGAAATTCCAACAATAGGTAACAATCAGAGGAACTTGAACATTCGTTGGTGTTGACCCGAATCAAGACCATCTCCTAAACCAAAGAACTAATTAGACTAgaagacaaatctccaagcatcagTTGATCAAGGAGGAAAATCATTTTTAAATATTCAGTCCATCTGGGACAAGTCCTTCAAAGGTTCAATCAGGGGCAAGCCACTGCAAGATTCATGCACTAGGGAAAATTTGATCCATACCATATCATGGTATAATAACTTCTAAGATTTTCCTTTTCAGGATAATGCCTTCAAAGACCCCACATATTGGGGGAGACAAGTTGCAAAGAGCCTTGGGGCAAAGCAAAAGCACAATCATCATGCATTATTATGTCGCTACGCTCACAAAATTATGTGCAAGCCATCATGGCATACCAGTCAAAGAAGTTGAGATTCTCTCATGAACAAACACACAATTTATTAACAATGGATCAAAATTGGGACACCAAGATCATCTACATCTATCTTCAAATCATCACATCATCAAATACCAAGTGTCGGGAAGTCAAAAATTTTCACCAACCaaaagtccaatccatattggcaactACCAAAAATAAAAGTCCACTTTACTGACATCTTCGTAAGAtcaaatccaatcaacattggtaTTCAAAAATGATCTCACCCTTGAAAAATGGTGACCAATCCAAAAATCAATCACCTGcttgcattcccacatgcattGTACACAACATCACACGCATAACTTTCTTGCCAAATCAGGAAGTTGTATATCCAAAATCTTTCTTGCAAAAATGAGAAATTTTATTAGCATGCAccatatgcatacataacataataaTTCCTTCCCATCAATCCTTTGATGAGGACATAACCTGATTTTTCTTTtcatcagccctctgatgatgacaatcttttccatcaaccctctAATGATAATATTTTACAATAAATCTTTttcatcaaccctttgatgatgatattctAAAATATATGATTTCTCGTCCACTAACACTTTGGTGATGATAATTTGTAATttcttttcgtcaaccctttgacgatgacaaattttgttccgtcaaccctttgacgatgaaaCATCTTTCCATCAACCATTTAATGATGCCACTCCACAATGAAgtcctttccgtcaaccctttgacgatgatattACATATATATTTTCTTTTCCATCAACTCTTTAATGATGCCACTCCACAGTGAAGTCctttccgtcaatcctttgacgatgacaaatcCTTTTCCACCAATCCTTTGGTGATGCCTTTCTTTACTTCTTTCTGTTAACCCTTTTACGATGATATCACATATATAAATTCCTTTCCACCAACGCTTTGGTGATGACATTCCTTAAtccttttcgtcaaccctttgacgatgtcactccatagtgaagtttctttccgtcaatcctttgacgatgacagttacctttccatcaaccatttgatgatgatattctataacaaattattttccatcaaccctttggTGATGATATTCCCCAACCATCTCTCATTGGAGACAAAAATAAGCCCTACAAAAACCCAAATTACACaattgcattcccacatgcatcacatgcatcaaTTCATACATAATTTTCCTTCCAAACAAGAAGGTTCATCAAACACAATCCTATCAATCATCAATACACccatgcataacactcccactGAAATGGGGAGTTTGataaaaaatgaacaaaaaaACTATTCACATTCCTACATGCACATATAAAAATCCCTagcaattgcatacttgcatacatatcatgcatcattccatGCATGGTACTTACTCCCATGTCATACAAAATATCAAACATAACATAATTCAGGATCTATGGCCAATCATATGTATCCCAGACATTATGTATTTCTCTAAATAGAGTTATTATCCTGCATGTGCTCGTGGAATTATTTCCCAGCAAGTCATTCTTCAACTTTATGgttaataatgatattccccaATGTCTTTGCTTTGTTTCTCCCCAAAtagaggttaccctaaaaagtctcttatgagcttttcccctgcagagcTTTGCTAGTAAGTCTCCTCCCAAGGAGTCCCCAACAGATGAACGTTTGAGATACTGCTTTGTTGATTCAGATAATCTCATATGTTGTTTGTGATACTTCTTTGTTGATTCGGGGAATCTCATATgttgtttgagatactgcttcgttgattcggagaatctcatatgttgtttgagatactgctctagtatcctcggagaatcttagatatGATGGAGATATCACTCCATTattggaatatcttgattatatcatataagatactgcttcgTGGATTCGGAGAATCTCATTGGCTCTAGTATCCTTGGATaatcttagatacgattgaggtatcattccattattggaatacttcgattatatcatataaggTACTACTTTGTTGATCCTCTGGGATTCTCATGCGTTTTCGTCTCGTTACTGCTCTAGTATCATTGGAGGATCTTATATACGATTGGGATTTCATTCCATCTTTGGAAAATCTCGattatataataaaaaaatactGCTCTGTCAATTATCAGAGAGTCTTGATTGTTTCATTTACCTTCTGATGACTATCTCACTATATTTCTCATTGCATTTTCTACCTGCATTTCATCCCTACATCTCGAAGGATAAAATTCagggtcttttcgtatttaattatcttccaccatgaatgtacgAAGACCGTTGTCATTCATATCTTCTAATttaagttaattaaatagggaCAACTTTCCTACCCCAATTTTGTCAGGGTATTTCAAATTTATCTGATACATGTCAATTTGTCAAGTTTTATATTTTTAATCATATacatttttatcatcaaatatAGTCACCATAAAAATGTAATTGATACATGTTGAAGTCAATATTTAATACAATTTTAAtcatatacttttttttattaTAATGCATATATGCAATGAGAAATATTATCTGATACATGTAAAATATTGATTTTATGTTGacttttattgctttattttttagtttattttattgtatttttaatTGATGCATAATTGTTATTTCAAAAAGACAAAGTGACCATTAAAAATAACCTTTCAAAAATACTAAGATAAAAGGTATTTGATCAACATCAAATACATTTTTCAAAATTCCACTAAATTTTTTTCTTTAATAAGCACCTCATATCATTTTAAaccatttcacaaatcatttttACTAATGCGATAAAACACTCGATCAATATCGAATTTCTCTTCCGCTTTCTCAACTCGTTAAACTTTTTTCCTAAACAAATACGAAATAAATGAGTCTTTGAAATCTCGCATTCCTTAAATCCTTGATGAGTTCTCTCGAGGCAAACATCTTGATTTAACTTTTCATTCACTCTTTTCGTTTCTAAAATATCTAATTACTTAGATGAAAAAAGGGTCCATTAGAGTCTGATTTTTCATTTCAAAAATTGACTTGCATATGATTGATGAATTAAAAAGAGTATCACTTTACTTTTACCTAGTTTATAAGAATTTCAATCAAGTTCAACATCACTAAGAGATGGGGGAATTGTTATTGTCAAGAAATCTAGATTTTATCAAATCATAAAGTACATTTGAGCAATTGAAATAAGGTTACTTGTTAGAATAGGAGAAACATAATCATTGAAAAGAGAAGAACTCTTAGAGTGTATGGTTTTAGAGAAAAATAATTATACCAAACATAACATTTTACCCACATTTTAAAGACTCCATCTTGCAGTCCAAACCTTGGGTGTGTGATTTTTCCATTATATTTATAAAAAGAATATATAAAAAATGAATGGCATTTcattatttaaaaatataatgAAACATGTAAAAATAGTAATTAAGAAAGAGAGAAGGAAAACATATCACCTTTCTAAACACTTGCTATAAATTTCCatatagaaaagaaaaaaaaagaagaaaagcTATATAAGTTAAAGGAAAACTCACACCTATACCTACGGGTAAGGAACACCTAGAAAAATAAATCTCAAGGGTTGGTCCTGTCCGGTGTGTTTTGCTTCCCCTCTCATCACTAGGGGACATAAACATTCTACAAACACAAAGAAAACATTTGATTCTGTCACAACAAACTGATCAACCCCAAGCCCATTGAGGCAAAGGGGTAACCAGAAAGCGtgaaagagagaaagagaggaagaaaacacttttttttttatcaaaaagAGGATTCTTTTCTCTctttcttgattttttttttcaatatCTTGTTACATTCCTTGGAAGGCAAGCAATGAGAAAATCATGTCCAAATTTTGACAAAACAGATGGACTGGACACGATTCTGGAGGTTCCTATTCCGGAGGAAATG containing:
- the LOC127081796 gene encoding protein ESSENTIAL FOR POTEXVIRUS ACCUMULATION 1; this translates as MSHRSSATSLHVSTAPPFPISKDFQGSENPIPLSPQWLLPKPGDGKPGAGTVESHVISPPSLSNRSEIVKTSGNGEGVHDDPKRKDVFRPSVLDSEGGRHDRWRDEERETKSSIRQERWRDGDKVLGDARRVERWADNQSARNFGETRRSTSDRWNDSGNREMNFDQRRENRWTSRWGHDEKEPEVLHEKKNDSGKICDLHLDKGSSHISNPGKDEKEGDRFSPWRSNSLQRRGRTEPSHHQNVTPSKQVPIFSSGRGRGEDTLPGANHGRGRGEDTLPGANQGRGRFVSGGSPINSSYMHSQYPQTVMDKVEREHGEAHPFKYSRTNILDVYRVTDVHKAVKLVDDFAQVPPFTQDEPLEPLALCAPTSEELTVLKGIDKGEIVSSSAPPVPKDGRNSTEFTHSRQTKLGNAAVQDRGEDGGSFKVADEVHRNRESAFEENGPVHPGTRWCATSPSEQASTLMHDSKDVPGDVSSKKSDMKWSHQPKDFRTQWENNLDYLSDTRDVAKWQSSEDSIVKRQLTGYLDGELESRRVPQTSPEELSLFYKDPRGQVQGPFKGVDIIGWLEAGYFGIDLLVRLESAAADSPWLQLCDVMPHLRAKARPPPGFPATKLDTTEAPVPQSTSTFVNIRTGPSEVERLRNNSMHRVGSATEAENRFLESLMAGSKSSPPLENVTLSQGIQGFIGSSSGNLGPSGVDGINNPYLLAQRMALERQRSLPNPYPYWPGSDASSLPPKSVPDASPHSKLMSSLSDNSRQFHSQNSELISVIQGLSDRAPTGLNNSVTGWSNYPLQAGLNPLQNNIDLHHDQNFIPFGIQQQTFQAPNHLSLNNLRAQPADNPSNVLAAEKLFSSSLYQDPQIMNMLQQQYLLQMHSQATAPPQQMPLLDKLLFLKQQEEQQLLIHQQQQMLSNVLQGHQSHQQFGGLSYGQLQGGGIGMGNLHVEPSQHQPPHENVHMSSQTPVSSVYDEHSTKSLNLSQQESQDTSYNKNAESVQLPHQFFGNISKHKSWDTALPEQINEKYQKETLPASASVESFLLHEQSRTTEEPNIAHKPFSASDCTVKYVEQMSDNNGSAGGTLVNAVSESGEHSKPAQCVAPVIVVSSAASLLAGQVGTDVSSAASPLAGQVGTDVEIKPDEQLGGKVVSNVEPSVADVRDIELREPKKATEKKSKKQKSSKSQSTGQAKGLLKNVTLEQSKNSESEKPNYSEINLKEVNREEEDYEIHLKQTSGEDGVSRTAITNAVHQEVSDLPTNIPESITEKFVENDSKSFSPVASQNTELPAGRAWKPAPGFKAKSLLEIQQEEQKKAQTEMPVIEVATTVNSLSVTTPWVGVVANPDSIKVSSQNHKEAGNTENLVKTKTSEHSKSKKSPLHDLLAEDREIFNVRDGTGLDSISFSQYIAAHSEPIDEGDFIEAKDTRRSRKKSTKSKGSGSKISKPVASSETPISSSPIEKGKSSRSVQQEKEQLPTIPSGPSLGDFVLWRGEPTSPSPSPAWTIDSGRVHKPLSLRDILKEQEKKSSAVPPNQFPTQKSQQAQTAQSSGPSRTISAPTSLKAVSSSHINSEASHSKYKGDDDMFWGPVEQSKQETKQSNSPQLASQGSWGSKNVPMKGNSSGSLSHQKSGSSKPTERLLSSSPVSSQSSQKLKKDAMTRNSEAMDFRVWCENECVRLIGTKDTSFLEFCSKQSKSEAEMFLIENLGSYDPDHEFIDKFLNYMELLPSEVLEIAFLSQNDQKVAGSGLSGNTNLQNLGQADGSPLKGGKRGKKGKKVSAAVLGFNVVSNRIMMGEIQTVED
- the LOC127081798 gene encoding uncharacterized protein LOC127081798 isoform X2, producing the protein MLLLLFQLWDTAKPPPSSVTNTHSFLSLVHLKTSSNIQREQQTMHASAGKRHYKLCALTAIVLIALWSMFTGTVTLKWSTNNVNQFSDGLDSMILEDLDVLEVEEREKVVKHMWDVYTRSHSNYIGLPQFWLEAFEAAYENMVSDVPAVRNTAVSEIAKMSLALRSQILHRLPLQIESPSSSRRSRKLKHDKTQKKLDHYEDHAFKNETILPPK
- the LOC127081798 gene encoding uncharacterized protein LOC127081798 isoform X1, with the translated sequence MLLLLFQLWDTAKPPPSSVTNTHSFLSLVHLKTSSNIQREQQTMHASAGKRHYKLCALTAIVLIALWSMFTGTVTLKWSTNNVNQFSDGLDSMILEDLDVLEVEEREKVVKHMWDVYTRSHSNYIGLPQFWLEAFEAAYENMVSDVPAVRNTAVSEIAKMSLALRSQILHRLPLQIESPSHVQSSRRSRKLKHDKTQKKLDHYEDHAFKNETILPPK